From Podospora bellae-mahoneyi strain CBS 112042 chromosome 3, whole genome shotgun sequence, the proteins below share one genomic window:
- a CDS encoding hypothetical protein (COG:U; EggNog:ENOG503P466), translated as MPELSRGMAMHDKTNGIRNGAEQAQAPAASRLFDWWAALALERRSGAADVIVARKGLGGLSTPSSHPSARFRSWPATGQKQSSWALPGSESLRPTINIIITSHDRFLFLLVCHLTLQLTTSLCTVLLLQHPFLPSITTSQTANTMSYAEVASKGPKQTPEEAAAPQPPQVVVDDSTSTSSLIDVDTPSVRTVPSDFAEQEVKTDTQAARIEREEAEKKARAKAEALRAEADLAKKKAKSKAKKADTWLTKRFENMGDGPAGALAVANLIAVIGLSGWLGFKAWNSYERGRLSWKDVGLGLGLIGAVGAVEGAFTNYLYKAKGKGKEQ; from the exons ATGCCTGAGCTGTCCAGGGGTATGGCGATGCACGACAAAACAAACGGCATCAGAAACGGCGCTGAACAGGCCCaagctccagcagcttcgCGGCTGTTCGATTGGTGGGCTGCCTTGGCCCTCGAGAGAAGAAGCGGAGCCGCAGACGTCATCGTGGCCAGGAAGGGGCTTGGCGGTCTCTCAACCCCCAGCTCCCACCCGAGCGCCCGCTTCCGTTCATGGCCGGCAACTGGGCAGAAGCAATCAAGCTGGGCCTTGCCAGGTTCTGAG TCTCTCCGACCCACGATAaatatcatcatcacgagCCACGaccgttttctttttctacTCGTTTGTCACTTGACACTGCAACTCACCACTTCTCTTTGTACTGTATTACTGCTGCAACACCCATTtctcccatccatcacaaCTTCACAAACAGCCAACACAA TGTCGTACGCTGAAGTCGCATCCAAAGGCCCCAAGCAGACTCCTGAGGAG GCTGCtgcccctcaaccaccccaagtCGTAGTCGATgactccacctccacctcttcccttATCGACGTTGACACCCCCTCTGTCCGCACCGTCCCCTCCGATTTCGCCGAGCAAGAAGTCAAGACCGACACGCAGGCTGCCCGGATCgagcgggaggaggctgagaagaaggcccgAGCCAAGGCCGAAGCCCTTCGCGCCGAAGCTGACCTCGCtaagaagaaggccaagagcaaggcaaagaaggcggACACCTGGTTGACGAAGCGGTTCGAGAATATGGGCGATGGTCCCGCGGGCGCGTTGGCTGTGGCGAATCTGATTGCCGTTATTGGGTTGAGCGGGTGGTTGGGCTTCAAGGCTTGGAACTCGTATGAGCGCGGTAGACTGAGCTGGAAGGATGTCGGTCTCGGGCTGGGTCTGATCGGTGCTGTTGGGGCTGTCGAGGGTGCCTTCACCAA CTATCTCTACAAGGCTAAGGGGAAGGGCAAGGAGCAATAA
- the MIA40 gene encoding Oxidoreductase (COG:U; EggNog:ENOG503P1RY; BUSCO:EOG092651BA): MYRSARCALRAIRPAPTTTSSLVTAPTRRFASTSASTKKTGTWKGTVVRWGLAGAALYYYNTSPIFADQVPQPQTAPAEFSEADLPTIDALIEEKRRHAPPPPPPQATKAAVAAEIEQVANEEESKPTTESPVTAATELEPGSPEALEQEASQQGAFNPETGEINWDCPCLGGMAHGPCGEEFKAAFSCFVYSKEEPKGIECIDKFQGMQTCFRQYPEIYGSELNDDDDDETVVAPEGIEVATKAPESDAKSAEQAEKDREVQKLVGDIQAKKKKEAGEEKKEQAEKKVEQKVEEKKVEDKNAVPSPVPKEAVDATDANNKQ; this comes from the exons ATGTATCGCTCCGCGCGCTGCGCCTTGCGCGCAATTCGGCCagcgccgacgacgacatccaGCTTAGTAACCGCTCCCACCCGCCGGTTCGCCTCGACATCGGCCTCCACCAAGAAGACTGGCACATGGAAGGGAACAGTGGTGCGATGGGGTCTTGCCGGTGCTGCGCTATACTACTACAACACCAGCCCAATCTTTGCTGATCAAGTCC CTCAACCACAAACCGCCCCCGCCGAGTTCTCTGAGGCCGATCTCCCCACCATCGACGCCCTCATCGAGGAGAAGCGTCGCcatgcccctcccccacccccaccacaagCTACCAAGGCCGCGGTAGCAGCCGAGATTGAGCAGGTCGCCAACGAGGAGGAGTCTAAGCCAACAACCGAGTCCCCAGTGACGGCTGCCACAGAACTTGAGCCTGGCTCCCCCGAGGCCCTCGAGCAAGAAGCCTCCCAGCAGGGTGCTTTCAACCCCGAGACCGGAGAGATCAACTGGGACTGCCCTTGCCTGGGCGGCATGGCCCACGGTCCCTGCGGTGAGGAGTTCAAGGCGGCCTTCAGCTGCTTCGTCTACAGCAAAGAGGAGCCTAAAGGCATTGAGTGCATTGACAAATTCCA GGGCATGCAAACTTGCTTTAGACAGTACCCCGAGATCTATGGATCCGAGCTgaatgacgacgacgatgacgagacTGTTGTGGCCCCCGAGGGCATCGAGGTTGCGACCAAGGCTCCCGAGTCTGACGCGAAGTCGGCTGAGCAAGCTGAGAAAGATCGGGAGGTCCAGAAGTTGGTCGGGGATAtccaggccaagaagaagaaggaagccggggaggagaagaaggagcaggccgagaagaaggttgaaCAAAAGGTcgaagagaagaaggttgaAGACAAGAACGCGGTGCCATCACCTGTGCccaaggaggcggtggatgCTACCGATGCCAACAACAAGCAATAG